One window of Streptomyces sp. FIT100 genomic DNA carries:
- a CDS encoding acetolactate synthase large subunit, whose product MPMTEQATGAHHPQPRARTGGQPSATPEHVTGAQSLIRSLEEVGADTVFGIPGGAILPAYDPLMDSTRVRHILVRHEQGAGHAATGYAQATGKVGVCMATSGPGATNLVTPIADAHMDSVPLVAITGQVASKAIGTDAFQEADICGITMPITKHNFLVTKAEDIPRTIAEAFHIASTGRPGPVLVDIAKDALQAQTVFSWPPGTDLPGYRPVTKPHSKQIREAAKLITQAKRPVLYVGGGVLKARATAELKVLAELTNAPVTTTLMALGAFPDSHPLHVGMPGMHGAVTAVTALQKADLIVALGARFDDRVTGKLDSFAPYAKIVHADIDPAEIGKNRAADVPIVGDAREVIADLVQAVQAEHNEGNTGDYTAWWQDLNRWRETYPLGYDLPEDGSLSPQQVIQRIGQLAPEGTVYAAGVGQHQMWAAHFIDYEKPATWLNSGGAGTMGYAVPAAMGAKAGMPDRTVWAIDGDGCFQMTNQELVTCALNDIPIKVAIINNGALGMVRQWQTLFYNERYSSTVLHADETGHHTTGSQVGASQAPRKGTRVPDFVKLSEAMGCVALRCEDPADLDKVIAEANAINDRPVVVDFIVHEDAMVWPMVAAGTSNDEVLAARGVRPDFGDNEDD is encoded by the coding sequence ATGCCGATGACCGAGCAGGCCACCGGGGCCCACCATCCGCAGCCGCGGGCCCGCACCGGCGGACAGCCCTCCGCCACCCCTGAGCACGTCACGGGCGCGCAGTCCCTCATCCGCTCTCTCGAGGAAGTCGGGGCCGACACGGTGTTCGGCATCCCCGGCGGCGCCATCCTCCCCGCGTACGACCCGCTGATGGACTCCACCCGGGTCCGTCACATCCTGGTCCGGCACGAGCAGGGTGCCGGTCACGCCGCCACGGGCTACGCCCAGGCCACCGGCAAGGTGGGCGTGTGCATGGCGACCTCCGGCCCCGGCGCCACCAACCTGGTCACCCCGATCGCCGACGCCCACATGGACTCCGTCCCGCTGGTCGCGATCACCGGCCAGGTCGCCAGCAAGGCCATCGGCACCGACGCCTTCCAGGAGGCGGACATCTGCGGCATCACGATGCCGATCACCAAGCACAACTTCCTGGTCACCAAGGCCGAGGACATCCCGCGCACGATCGCCGAGGCGTTCCACATCGCCTCCACCGGCCGCCCGGGACCGGTCCTCGTCGACATCGCCAAGGACGCCCTCCAGGCGCAGACCGTCTTCAGCTGGCCGCCGGGGACCGACCTCCCCGGCTACCGGCCGGTCACCAAGCCGCACTCCAAGCAGATCCGCGAGGCCGCGAAGCTGATCACGCAGGCCAAGCGCCCCGTGCTGTACGTCGGCGGCGGTGTCCTCAAGGCCCGCGCCACCGCCGAGCTGAAGGTCCTCGCGGAGCTCACCAACGCCCCCGTCACCACCACCCTGATGGCGCTGGGCGCGTTCCCCGACAGCCACCCGCTGCACGTGGGAATGCCGGGCATGCACGGTGCGGTCACCGCCGTCACCGCGCTGCAGAAGGCCGACCTGATCGTCGCCCTCGGCGCCCGCTTCGACGACCGTGTCACCGGCAAGCTGGACAGCTTCGCCCCGTACGCCAAGATCGTCCACGCCGACATCGACCCGGCCGAGATCGGCAAGAACCGCGCCGCGGACGTCCCGATCGTCGGTGACGCCCGCGAGGTCATCGCCGATCTGGTCCAGGCCGTCCAGGCCGAGCACAACGAGGGCAACACCGGCGACTACACCGCCTGGTGGCAGGATCTGAACCGCTGGCGCGAGACCTACCCGCTCGGCTACGACCTGCCGGAGGACGGCAGCCTCTCGCCGCAGCAGGTCATCCAGCGCATCGGCCAGCTCGCTCCCGAGGGCACCGTCTACGCGGCCGGCGTCGGCCAGCACCAGATGTGGGCCGCCCACTTCATCGACTACGAGAAGCCGGCCACCTGGCTGAACTCCGGCGGCGCCGGGACCATGGGCTACGCCGTCCCGGCCGCGATGGGCGCCAAGGCCGGCATGCCGGACCGTACGGTCTGGGCGATCGACGGTGACGGCTGCTTCCAGATGACCAACCAGGAACTGGTCACCTGCGCGCTCAACGACATCCCGATCAAGGTCGCGATCATCAACAACGGCGCGCTCGGCATGGTCCGCCAGTGGCAGACGCTCTTCTACAACGAGCGCTACTCCAGCACCGTCCTGCACGCCGACGAGACCGGCCACCACACGACCGGCTCCCAGGTCGGCGCGAGCCAGGCGCCCCGCAAGGGCACCCGCGTCCCGGACTTCGTGAAGCTGTCCGAGGCCATGGGCTGTGTCGCCCTGCGCTGCGAGGACCCGGCCGATCTGGACAAGGTCATCGCCGAGGCCAACGCGATCAACGACCGCCCGGTCGTGGTCGACTTCATCGTCCACGAGGACGCCATGGTGTGGCCGATGGTCGCCGCCGGCACCTCCAACGACGAGGTCCTGGCCGCCCGCGGGGTCCGCCCCGACTTCGGCGACAACGAAGACGACTGA
- the ilvN gene encoding acetolactate synthase small subunit, which translates to MSKHTLSVLVENTPGILARIAALFSRRGFNIDSLAVGITEHPDISRITIVVNVEDLPLEQVTKQLNKLVNVLKIVELEPGAAIQRELVLVKVRADNETRSQIVEIVQLFRAKTVDVSPEAVTIEATGSSDKLDAMLKMLEQFGVKELVQSGTIAIGRGARSITDRSLRALDRSA; encoded by the coding sequence ATGTCCAAGCACACGCTCTCCGTCCTGGTGGAGAACACCCCGGGCATCCTCGCCAGGATCGCCGCCCTGTTCTCCCGTCGCGGCTTCAACATCGACTCGCTCGCCGTCGGCATCACCGAGCACCCCGACATCTCCCGCATCACCATCGTGGTCAACGTCGAGGACCTGCCGCTGGAGCAGGTGACCAAGCAGCTCAACAAGCTGGTCAACGTCCTGAAGATCGTCGAACTCGAGCCCGGCGCCGCGATCCAGCGCGAGCTCGTCCTGGTGAAGGTCCGCGCAGACAACGAGACGCGCTCCCAGATCGTCGAGATCGTCCAGCTCTTCCGCGCCAAGACCGTGGACGTCTCGCCCGAGGCCGTCACCATCGAGGCCACCGGTTCGAGTGACAAGCTGGACGCCATGCTGAAGATGCTGGAGCAGTTCGGCGTCAAGGAGCTCGTCCAGTCCGGCACGATCGCCATAGGGCGCGGCGCGCGGTCCATCACGGACCGCAGCCTGCGAGCCCTCGACCGCAGCGCGTAA
- the ilvC gene encoding ketol-acid reductoisomerase: MAELFYDDDADLSIIQGRKVAVIGYGSQGHAHALSLRDSGVDVRVGLHEGSKSKAKAEEQGLRVVTPSEASAEADVIMILVPDPIQAQVYEESVKDNLKDGDALFFGHGLNIRFGFIKPPAGVDVAMVAPKGPGHLVRRQYEEGRGVPCIAAVEQDASGNAFALALSYAKGIGGTRAGVIKTTFTEETETDLFGEQAVLCGGTAALVKAGFETLVEAGYQPEIAYFECLHELKLIVDLMYEGGLEKMRWSVSETAEWGDYVTGPRIITDQTKAEMKKVLAEIQDGTFAKNWMDEYHGGLKKYNEYKQQDEDHLLETTGKELRKLMSWVDNEEA, encoded by the coding sequence GTGGCCGAGCTGTTCTACGACGACGACGCCGACCTGTCCATCATCCAGGGCCGCAAGGTCGCGGTGATCGGCTACGGCAGCCAGGGCCACGCCCACGCGCTGTCGCTCCGTGACTCCGGTGTGGACGTCCGCGTCGGTCTGCACGAGGGGTCCAAGTCCAAGGCCAAGGCCGAGGAGCAGGGCCTGCGCGTGGTGACGCCGTCGGAGGCATCCGCCGAGGCCGACGTCATCATGATCCTGGTGCCGGACCCGATCCAGGCCCAGGTGTACGAGGAGTCCGTCAAGGACAACCTGAAGGACGGCGACGCCCTCTTCTTCGGCCACGGCCTGAACATCCGCTTCGGCTTCATCAAGCCGCCGGCCGGTGTCGACGTCGCCATGGTCGCCCCCAAGGGCCCGGGCCACCTGGTCCGCCGCCAGTACGAGGAGGGCCGCGGTGTTCCCTGCATCGCCGCCGTCGAGCAGGACGCCTCCGGCAACGCCTTCGCGCTGGCGCTCTCGTACGCCAAGGGCATCGGCGGCACGCGCGCCGGCGTCATCAAGACCACGTTCACCGAGGAGACCGAGACCGACCTGTTCGGTGAGCAGGCCGTCCTCTGCGGTGGCACCGCCGCGCTGGTGAAGGCGGGCTTCGAGACGCTGGTCGAGGCGGGCTACCAGCCGGAGATCGCGTACTTCGAGTGCCTCCACGAGCTGAAGCTGATCGTGGACCTCATGTACGAGGGCGGCCTGGAGAAGATGCGCTGGTCGGTCTCCGAGACCGCCGAGTGGGGCGACTACGTCACCGGCCCCCGCATCATCACGGACCAGACCAAGGCCGAGATGAAGAAGGTCCTCGCCGAGATCCAGGACGGCACGTTCGCCAAGAACTGGATGGACGAGTACCACGGCGGTCTGAAGAAGTACAACGAGTACAAGCAGCAGGACGAGGACCACCTGCTGGAGACCACCGGCAAGGAGCTGCGCAAGCTCATGAGCTGGGTCGACAACGAGGAGGCGTAG